One Candidatus Coatesbacteria bacterium DNA window includes the following coding sequences:
- a CDS encoding DUF4388 domain-containing protein — protein sequence MPFDGDLKDFALPDILQMLQMGKRTGALSIRRGEDIGTLYFRKGELVHATFANMTGEDAAYALLKWKNGRFRFDTTIYPTRRTIDISATNLILESARRSDELRDLQTELPPPDTVLTFAKVEGAHDDIHLSPQQWKVLALIDGARTITEICAVSDQDEVTVLQTLEEMINIGLVRRVGDNAAGEEEIDLDEEIGAPDDDWDRPPGS from the coding sequence AGATGCTGCAGATGGGTAAGCGCACCGGCGCCCTGTCGATCCGGCGCGGTGAGGATATCGGCACCCTCTACTTCCGCAAGGGCGAACTCGTCCACGCCACCTTCGCCAACATGACCGGCGAGGATGCCGCCTACGCGCTGTTGAAATGGAAGAACGGCCGCTTCCGCTTCGACACCACCATCTATCCCACCCGGCGGACCATCGACATCTCCGCCACCAATCTGATTCTGGAATCGGCGCGGCGCTCCGATGAGCTGCGCGACCTGCAGACCGAGCTGCCGCCGCCGGACACCGTGCTGACCTTCGCCAAGGTCGAGGGCGCCCACGACGATATTCACCTCTCGCCCCAGCAGTGGAAGGTCCTGGCCCTGATCGACGGCGCGCGCACCATTACCGAGATCTGCGCCGTCTCGGACCAGGATGAGGTCACCGTGCTGCAGACCCTCGAGGAGATGATCAATATCGGCCTGGTCAGGCGGGTCGGGGATAACGCGGCGGGCGAGGAGGAGATCGACCTCGACGAGGAAATCGGCGCCCCCGACGATGACTGGGACCGTCCGCCGGGCTCCTGA